In one window of Bos taurus isolate L1 Dominette 01449 registration number 42190680 breed Hereford chromosome 4, ARS-UCD2.0, whole genome shotgun sequence DNA:
- the IGFBP3 gene encoding insulin-like growth factor-binding protein 3 precursor encodes MLRARPALWAAALTALTLLRGPPAARAGAGTMGAGPVVRCEPCDARAVAQCAPPPPSPPCAELVREPGCGCCLTCALREGQPCGVYTERCGSGLRCQPPPGDPRPLQALLDGRGLCANASAVGRLRPYLLPSASGNGSESEEDHSMGSTENQAGPSTHRVPVSKFHPIHTKMDVIKKGHAKDSQRYKVDYESQSTDTQNFSSESKRETEYGPCRREMEDTLNHLKFLNMLSPRGIHIPNCDKKGFYKKKQCRPSKGRKRGFCWCVDKYGQPLPGFDVKGKGDVHCYSMESK; translated from the exons ATGCTGCGGGCACGCCCCGCGCTCTGGGCTGCGGCTTTGACCGCACTGACGTTGCTCCGCGGACCGCCGGCGGCACGAGCTGGGGCGGGCACGATGGGCGCCGGCCCAGTGGTGCGCTGCGAGCCGTGCGACGCGCGTGCCGTTGCCCAGTGCGCGCCGCCGCCCCCCTCGCCCCCGTGCGCCGAGCTGGTGCGCGAGCCGGGCTGCGGTTGCTGTCTCACGTGCGCGCTGCGCGAGGGTCAGCCTTGCGGCGTCTACACCGAGCGCTGTGGCTCCGGCCTCCGCTGCCAGCCGCCGCCTGGCGATCCGCGCCCGCTACAAGCGTTGTTGGACGGCCGCGGGCTCTGCGCCAACGCCAGCGCCGTCGGCCGCCTGCGCCCTTACCTGCTACCGTCCGCGTCAG GAAATGGCAGTGAGTCGGAAGAAGACCACAGCATGGGGAGCACAGAGAACCAGGCTGGCCCCAGCACACACCGGGTGCCCGTCTCCAAATTCCACCCCATCCACACCAAGATGGATGTCATCAAGAAAGGTCATGCCAAGGACAGCCAGCGCTACAAGGTTGACTACGAGTCTCAGAGCACAGACACCCAGAACTTCTCCTCTGAGTCCAAGCGTGAGACAGAATAC GGGCCCTGCCGCCGGGAAATGGAAGACACGCTGAACCACCTCAAGTTCCTGAACATGCTCAGCCCCAGGGGCATCCACATTCCCAACTGCGACAAGAAGGGCTTCTACAAGAAAAAGCAG tgccgccCTTCCAAGGGCAGGAAGCGGGGTTTCTGCTGGTGTGTGGATAAGTACGGGCAGCCCCTCCCGGGCTTCGACGTGAAGGGGAAAGGGGACGTGCACTGCTACAGCATGGAGAGCAAGTAG